GGTCTCTGCCGAGACCTTCGGCCTCGACACATTCACCGAAGGAGTATATGATGCCTATGCGGCGGTCCGGTACGTGCAGGTGAATGACACCCAGGCGGATGACACCGTCTACGGTGTCCTTGGCCACTCCCTGGGGGCAGGATTGGCTCGATTGTTCCAGAACATGCCTGTAAGACCTGCGAGCACGGTCCTGATTGGTGGTGGGATGGGTCAGGACTTTGGTGCACTGCTCCCGGCCATCAACGAGACGAGCCCGGCCAACCTGCTGATCGCCTCCGGTGTCTACGACGAACTCATTCCACCAGCAGTTGCCTACGACACCCTCAGAGATGCCACAGGACTCTCAGAGGTGAACGCCGGTCACACCTATGGGAACTTCACACTTGGGACTGCGAGGAAGCTTGTATTCAGCAGTACCAATCACCTGTTCGAGATGAGCGACCCGACCATTGTCAGTAGTTCTGTGGACTGGCTTGTCAGGTCGCTGCATGGAGAAGAAGCACTGAATCACACACTAGACTCTGGAGACCGCATCTACCATCTCAAGGGAATCGCAACCACCGTAGGTGCCACATCCGTCGCGCTGTCGCTGTTTCCCGTCTTCGTCATCACGTACGCTCTGTTCCCAGTAAGACTGAGACCTAGCAGGTACTCTTCCACCCACCCACAGTCGGGGTCTGGCAGGACTCTGCTAATCAGCCTTCTCATCAGTGCCCTCAGCGGTGTGGTGTTACTCACCGTGACACTCGTCGGCTTCGGCCTCGACTTTGCAGGCCTAGGGTTGGTTCCAGTCTCATTCGGGAGCACACTAATACTGTACTCGGTCATTATGTCTGTGGCCGTGACGCTGATACTCAGAAAGAGTCTTGGAAGCGATGCCATCAGCATCCCTAGGTCGCTGGCCTCTCCAACGGGTCTGAAGGCACTCGGTCTCGAACTCATCAAGACGGGACTGCTTATGGTGCCTGTCTTCCTGTGGCTGGCTCTGTGGTCTTGGCTGCCATCGCTTCTCGGGGCGAGGTTTGTGCTCTCGGTCATCTTCGTTGGCGGAGGCGCATCCACAAGGACATTGACAGCAATTGTGCTCACCGTCGCCTTTCTGCCCCTCTTCTTCGTTGAGAGCAGATGGATCAGGCTGACAGCTGACACAGACAGGGGCTGGAAGACGCCATTGGAACTGGTCAAGCTGACAGGTCTCGTCCTAGTCCATCGGATGGGAGGAATACTGATACTACTCGCCGCGCTCTACGGCCCATTCCTACTCGGAGTCCAGATGGGGTTTGTGATGTTCATTGCACTGCTCATGTTGGTGTTTGTACTGGTGATTGGACTCACTGCACTCCTAACCCTGTGGATGGGCGTGATTGCAAGAAACGACCTTGTGCCAGCGCTTCTCAATGCACTGTTACTTGCAGTCGTGGTCGCGGGGACATTCCAGATAATATAGAACTCAGATGGACTGACTGACCTGCAGTCCATCCACAGTCATCAGCCCAGTTCAGCCTTGTGGCGCTTCCCAAGTTCGATGTAGAGCTCTGCGTTTGTCTTGAATGCCTCCCGCATGGCATCTGAGACCGGTCTGACGACCTTTCCAGGGATGCCAAGTACGAGCGAGCCCGGAGGTATCTGAGTGTTCTCTGTCACGACCGCGCCAGCACCTATGACGCTTCCCTCACCAATCTTGGCGCCGGACAGGACTATTGAACCGATTCCGACCACCACATAGTCGCCAATCTCTGCCCCGTGAATCACTGAGTTGTGTCCCGCAGTGACATAGTCACCGATGACGGTGGGATTGACGAACTCACAGTGGACTGTGGCATTGTCCTGGATAGAACTTCCCCGCCCGACATGGATGAAGTTCATGTCTGCTCTCAGAACAGCCGACTCCCACACGCTGGACAGAGGACCTATTACTACGTCCCCGATGAGAGAGGCACGAGGTGAAACATATGCCTCAGGGTCCACCCGAGGTGACTTCCCGTTAAGCTTGTAGAGACCCACTGAACATCACCTGGCTCTCCTTTGAGGGACGCTCTATAAGACTATTGAGAAGTGGTACGGCTTCCCGTTGATAGTCAGCTCAATAAGGCGCGCGAACTTTGCAGATGATGGTGCCACAGAGACTTGCCGATGACTCCGCTGCATTATCCCGTCGCATACGGTATCTCTAGAGTCACGAGACTCCCGTTGCCGGGACTCGTGGTCGGTGCGGTCATGCCGGACATCGAGGTACTATTCCTGCGTCTGTTCTTTGCTGGAATTGTTCCTGACCACTTCATCCTCCACAGCCTCATCGGGGGGCTGACTCTTGGAACTGTGCTTGCGGTCTTCTCAGTGCGATTCATCTATGCCCCGCTCATCTCGACCTTCTTCGGTGTGGACCGGACGAGAGCATCAAGCGCCTGCAAGGTCACACCGCTGCTAGTGGTATCCTGTCTGGTCGGCGTACTCAGTCACATAGCTGTCGATGTCACCATGCACTGGTACAATCCAGTCCTGTGGCCCTGGGTCGACCCCTACGCAGTGATCGGTCCATTTGTGTTGCTCTTCGCTTCGCTTGGTAGCATCAACGGCCCGGCCTTTGAAGCGGCAAACATGCTGGTGTCCGTGCCACTTGCAGTGTGGGGGCTTGTGATTCTGATGACGAACAGGGGGCCTATGCTCTGGGAGCACATCTGGCTCGGCCCGAGCAGTACTGCAGGTGAACCAATACAGTTGCCTGAAACCGCCTGAACCGGTCGGACTACATGAGACATGACTTTTGAGCCACAGGCCACTCCTCAAGAGAGACCTGTGACTGAGTGTCTTCCACGCCATCAATCTTGTACAGCTTGCGAAGAAACTGATTGTACTCGTCGATGCTTCGTGCTCTCACAGTCGCGAATAGACTGAGTGCCTCACTCGTCCGATGCAGGTCCCACACCTCCGGCATCTCGCTCACACGTTGAGCCGTGTCTGCTACCATCCCTGGACTGGATTTGATCTGAAGGAAGAACTTGACCGGGAGTCCGAGGTGTCTGTGGTCCACATCTATCGAGTAGCCCAAGATTGTGCCGCGTTCCTCCAAGCGACTCATGGCTTTTGATACTGCAGGTTGGCTCGGCCTGTGACTCATCCTCAGACCTATCTCCTTCTGAGTCAGCGGCATCGGCCGGTCCTTTGTTGGTACGTGTCTCGAGAGAATACTCATCAGCTCCCACTCTGTATTGGTTGGTGGAGGATAGGAGGCCTGCAGTCGGCTTGGTATGAAGCCTCTCGTCTTGTAGGTGGCCAGTACCTGTACTAGGTCATATGTACGCGCTCCCGACCTTGCCGCAATGCTGTCGATGGTGTTAAGGAAGTCCTCGAACGCGGAAGAGGATCTGAATCTGAAAAGGCCAAGCAGCGAATGCTCGCCGGAGACCCCGTCAAGTGACTCGAGCTCGCTGATCTCAAGGAGAGACTTGCTGACCATAAGCTCACGGGGATTCGTCTTCAATAACAGGATGGTGTTTCTCTCTGCGTAGACCTGCGCCGGGTCGAACACTGCCACATAGGCTCGAATCACACCTGCGACTACAAGATTACGGATCGTCTTTGAGACCCAATTGCGCCCAACTCCAAGCAGGTCCGCCATCGTCGATATGTCAGTCCTCGCGTTTCGCACTAGAACACGAAGCAGGACCTGTTCCCTCTCGGTTATCTTATGCACCATTGGACCTCCACTCTTGTGCCTTTGATTTGCCAGAGTGATGTAGAATTCATATAAGGACCGATGATTGTCCGATGTGTGGGACTTTCATGGTCGATTACAAGGTCAGAGATATCGGACTGGCTGACGAAGGCCGAATGTTGATTGATTATGCAGAACGGAACATGCCTGTGCTTATGCACCTGAGGAAGAAGTACTCCAAGACCAAGCCGCTCAAAGGCATGAGGATAGCAGGCTGTCTCCACGTCACCAAAGAGACCGCAGTCCTAGTCGAGACCCTGAGAGCAGTGGGTGCGGATCTGGCATGGTCTGGATGTAATCCACTTTCAACCAATGACAGTGTTGCCGCTGCGCTCGCGGCGAACGACATCCCCGTCTTTGCGTGGCACAACCTCAGCAAGGAGGAGTACTACTGGTGCATCGAGCAGACCCTCAGGTCAGCTCCCAACCTGACTCTCGATGACGGTGCAGACCTCATATTCACACTTCACAGGAAGCACGAGGAACTCATTCCTGAGCTCTACGGTGGTTCAGAGGAGACAACCACGGGCGTCATCCGAGTGCGGGCGATGGCCGCGGATGGGGCGCTGAAGTACCCAATCATGGCGGTGAATGATGCAGACACGAAGCATCTGTTCGACAATGTGTATGGGACAGGGCAGAGTGTGTTCGATGGCGTGATGAGAGCCTCTGCGATTCTGATAGCCGGAAAGACCGTTGTGATTGCAGGGTATGGCTACTGTGGAAGAGGCATGGCAAACAGAGCTAGGGGCCTCGGTGCCAATGTTGTTGTTACGGAGGTGGACCCGGTACGCGCACTACAGGCCAGAATGGACGGTTTCAGAGTCATGAAGATGGACGATGCCGCTCCGATTGGAGACCTGTTCCTCACAGCCACAGGCATGAAGGATGTCATCACGGGCAGACATATGCGTGTGATGAAGGATGGGGCAATGATGGGCAACGCCGGTCATTACAACGTCGAGGTCAACGAACCTGACCTGATAGCTCTGAGCAAGAGCAAGAAGAGGGTCAGACACGCGCTGGACGAGTATGTCACAAAGGACGGCCGGGTACTCTATCTCTTGGGAGAGGGACGACTGGTCAACCTCGTGGCGGCCGAGGGTCATCCAAGCGAG
This window of the Candidatus Thorarchaeota archaeon genome carries:
- a CDS encoding alpha/beta fold hydrolase — protein: MGHWVRYYVLLILAILIASSSYLSWTSDQAMGKLTVQDFEIVRENGRSVTFSVYKARQFTYGKPMPVILTVHGISASREAMDAYTIELARRNFTVVAIDLPGHGVSAETFGLDTFTEGVYDAYAAVRYVQVNDTQADDTVYGVLGHSLGAGLARLFQNMPVRPASTVLIGGGMGQDFGALLPAINETSPANLLIASGVYDELIPPAVAYDTLRDATGLSEVNAGHTYGNFTLGTARKLVFSSTNHLFEMSDPTIVSSSVDWLVRSLHGEEALNHTLDSGDRIYHLKGIATTVGATSVALSLFPVFVITYALFPVRLRPSRYSSTHPQSGSGRTLLISLLISALSGVVLLTVTLVGFGLDFAGLGLVPVSFGSTLILYSVIMSVAVTLILRKSLGSDAISIPRSLASPTGLKALGLELIKTGLLMVPVFLWLALWSWLPSLLGARFVLSVIFVGGGASTRTLTAIVLTVAFLPLFFVESRWIRLTADTDRGWKTPLELVKLTGLVLVHRMGGILILLAALYGPFLLGVQMGFVMFIALLMLVFVLVIGLTALLTLWMGVIARNDLVPALLNALLLAVVVAGTFQII
- a CDS encoding adenosylhomocysteinase, whose amino-acid sequence is MVDYKVRDIGLADEGRMLIDYAERNMPVLMHLRKKYSKTKPLKGMRIAGCLHVTKETAVLVETLRAVGADLAWSGCNPLSTNDSVAAALAANDIPVFAWHNLSKEEYYWCIEQTLRSAPNLTLDDGADLIFTLHRKHEELIPELYGGSEETTTGVIRVRAMAADGALKYPIMAVNDADTKHLFDNVYGTGQSVFDGVMRASAILIAGKTVVIAGYGYCGRGMANRARGLGANVVVTEVDPVRALQARMDGFRVMKMDDAAPIGDLFLTATGMKDVITGRHMRVMKDGAMMGNAGHYNVEVNEPDLIALSKSKKRVRHALDEYVTKDGRVLYLLGEGRLVNLVAAEGHPSEVMDLSFAGQLNAMLWLTKHGKGLKPAVYEFPKELDRETAFAKLETMGIAIDKWTPEQEAYAKAYAEGT
- a CDS encoding DUF4184 family protein is translated as MTPLHYPVAYGISRVTRLPLPGLVVGAVMPDIEVLFLRLFFAGIVPDHFILHSLIGGLTLGTVLAVFSVRFIYAPLISTFFGVDRTRASSACKVTPLLVVSCLVGVLSHIAVDVTMHWYNPVLWPWVDPYAVIGPFVLLFASLGSINGPAFEAANMLVSVPLAVWGLVILMTNRGPMLWEHIWLGPSSTAGEPIQLPETA
- a CDS encoding Lrp/AsnC family transcriptional regulator; translation: MVHKITEREQVLLRVLVRNARTDISTMADLLGVGRNWVSKTIRNLVVAGVIRAYVAVFDPAQVYAERNTILLLKTNPRELMVSKSLLEISELESLDGVSGEHSLLGLFRFRSSSAFEDFLNTIDSIAARSGARTYDLVQVLATYKTRGFIPSRLQASYPPPTNTEWELMSILSRHVPTKDRPMPLTQKEIGLRMSHRPSQPAVSKAMSRLEERGTILGYSIDVDHRHLGLPVKFFLQIKSSPGMVADTAQRVSEMPEVWDLHRTSEALSLFATVRARSIDEYNQFLRKLYKIDGVEDTQSQVSLEEWPVAQKSCLM
- a CDS encoding gamma carbonic anhydrase family protein — protein: MGLYKLNGKSPRVDPEAYVSPRASLIGDVVIGPLSSVWESAVLRADMNFIHVGRGSSIQDNATVHCEFVNPTVIGDYVTAGHNSVIHGAEIGDYVVVGIGSIVLSGAKIGEGSVIGAGAVVTENTQIPPGSLVLGIPGKVVRPVSDAMREAFKTNAELYIELGKRHKAELG